The following proteins are encoded in a genomic region of Anaerolineae bacterium:
- a CDS encoding DUF86 domain-containing protein: MRSEQQYLADMVEAAEAIARFVADIDRETFLADELRQSAVMQKIGVIGEAAGKISPEFRQRHPEVEWPVIVGMRNILVHSYFSVKQGIIWQTATQAVPDLRVKVARVLTQEFGL, translated from the coding sequence ATGCGCTCTGAGCAACAATACCTGGCCGATATGGTTGAGGCAGCGGAGGCGATTGCCCGTTTTGTGGCTGACATTGATCGGGAAACGTTTCTGGCGGATGAATTGCGCCAGAGCGCGGTGATGCAGAAGATAGGCGTGATTGGGGAAGCAGCCGGGAAAATTTCACCGGAGTTTCGGCAGCGCCACCCTGAAGTTGAGTGGCCGGTGATTGTGGGGATGCGCAATATTCTGGTCCACTCCTACTTTTCGGTGAAACAGGGGATTATCTGGCAAACTGCCACCCAGGCCGTGCCGGATTTGCGGGTGAAGGTTGCGCGCGTTTTGACCCAAGAATTTGGCTTGTGA
- a CDS encoding nucleotidyltransferase family protein — translation MTVKIDIPTIKIVNFCRRHQIRELALFGSVLRGDFEPDSDVDVLVEFKPGIEEELTLLDLSGMQIELSKILEREVDLVLRDGLKPFIKDEVLANLEVVYAL, via the coding sequence ATGACGGTCAAGATAGATATACCTACCATCAAAATTGTTAATTTCTGCCGGCGGCATCAAATCCGTGAATTGGCCCTGTTTGGTTCTGTTTTGCGAGGGGATTTTGAGCCTGACAGCGATGTGGATGTGCTGGTTGAGTTCAAGCCGGGGATTGAGGAAGAACTGACCTTGCTGGATTTGTCGGGGATGCAAATAGAGTTGTCAAAAATATTGGAGCGCGAGGTTGATTTGGTGCTGCGTGATGGTCTCAAGCCGTTCATCAAGGATGAAGTGCTGGCGAACCTGGAGGTGGTTTATGCGCTCTGA